The nucleotide sequence GGTTATTCCTTGCCTCGGGACCAAATTGGTTATTGGGCAGTCAAAATTGTAACAGGTGTACCTGACGCTATTCCTGTAGTAGGATCACCTTTGGTAGAGTTATTACGTGGAAGTGCTAGTGTGGGACAATCCACTTTGACCCGTTTTTATAGTTTACATACTTTTGTATTGCCTCTTCTTACTGCCGTATTTATGTTAATGCATTTTTTAATGATACGTAAACAAGGTATTTCTGGTCCCTTATAGAAAAGGGGTGTATCATAGATATTTTTAATTTATCATTTTTTTGGGGGGGATAAGAACAGTATTTCATTGCTACATGTATGGATTATTGAAAACAATAATCCATGTATTTGGACATTTTCCTTCAACTCTCTAATATTGTATTTAATTATTTAACATACACTAGTTGAAGGTAATTCTCTGAAAAAAAAAAATGGATTATGGGAGTGTGTGACTTGAACTATTGATTAGGCTGTGCAGGTATATGGCCCTTTACTGCCACATTGTAATTCATAATCCAATGTGTCTTTTGTCCAACCACCGTATAAGTAAGTCCTATACAGAGGATAGGCTGGTTCGTGTGAAGAGAATTTATTCTATGATCAACCCTGAATCATGTCAGGCAGGCATGAACGGGCTCCGTAAGATCCAGTCGAATGTGTGATTTTGGGTAATATAATGAAAATTTTTTATCTTTTTTCTTAATTTAAGTATATATAATATAACTAATAACTAAATTAAATGATTATTAATTCTTTTTTATATTAACTATTATATTATTTGAATAGTATAGTATTGAAATGCATCCATTTCCTCTGCATTGACCTGATCTATGATACTATCGGAGTGAAACAAGGGATCTAAAGAACAATAGAGGCTAGGCTATATTAGTAACAAGTAAACCCTTTATTTTTAAATTGAATATTTTTTTATATAAAAAAATATTCAAAAATTTTGGAGATAAAAACCAACCACAAGGGATGAGACTACCCAGAAAGCATTTGATCATGATGTAAGCCTACTTGGGTCTTGAGCATTTATTTGTAAGAACGTAAATCCTTCCCAAATAATCATTCATATGGCTAAGAGATTTATTTTGGATTCGTTCGTTTGTTTTGATTTTTGCTCGAGCCGGATGATGAAAAATCAGCATGTCCGGCTCTTTCGGGGGATGAATTGAATATCTATATATAATAAAATAATAATGATTCACCTATCCTAATAACAAAAAAACCGGACTTGAATGATCCCGTATTAAGGGCTAAATTGGCAAAAGGGATGGGTCATAATTATTATGGAGAGCCCGCATGGCCTAACGATCTTTTATATATTTTTCCCGTCGTAATTTTCGGTACTATTGCATGTAACGTAGGCTTAGCGGTTTTAGAACCATCAATGATTGGTGAGCCAGCGGATCCATTTGCAACCCCTTTGGAAATATTACCTGAATGGTATTTTTTTCCCGTATTTCAAATACTTCGTACAGTACCAAATAAGTTATTAGGCGTTCTTTTAATGGTTTCAGTACCTGCGGGATTATTAACAGTTCCTTTTTTAGAGAATGTTAATAAATTCCAAAATCCATTTCGTCGTCCAGTAGCTACAACTGTCTTTTTGGTTGGTACCGCGGTGGCCCTTTGGTTAGGTATTGGAGCAACATTACCTATTGATAAATCTCTAACTTTAGGTCTTTTTTAAATTGATTCAATTGTGAAATAGCACAACATGTGTATCTAGGGAATAGTCGCTTCAAGGTGAATTTTCCCTAGATACATCTATCTATTCAATTAAATTCTTTATTTCTTCTGTAAAATTTAATTTATTCTTATTTTTTTTTCATCTTTTATTTTTCGTTTTTATTAAATGTAAATCAATTCAAAAATGTTTTTCAAGAGTGTCCAATATTTTTTTTACGTCGTCTATGTCAAAATGTTCGATTTTAATAAGATCTTCTTGACTGTTATTCAAAAGGTCTGCTAATGTATGTATATTGGACTTTTTTAGGCAATTGTAGATCCTAGGTGGCAATTCTAACTGGTCAATAAAAATAGATTTTAATACTATATTTTTTTTCTGAGTTGAGTCAATCTATCGTGAAAGGTCAAAAGTGGTAAAGAACCTTTTTTTTGATTGTCCGCTAAATGTAAATTTTCTTCTTCCGCATGTAGAAAAGGAATCAATAAATCAATTAAATTCCGGGAGGCTTCATAAAGTGCTTCTTTCGGAGTTAAACTGCCATTTGTCCATATTTCGATAAAAAGTATCTCTTGTTTTTCATTCCCATTCCCATAAGAATGAATACTATGATTCACGTTTCGAACAGGCATGAATAGAGCATCTATAGGATAACTTCCGTCTTGAAAGTTATTGGGCGCTTTAATATGATATCCTCGATTTCGTTCGAGTTGTAATCCAATACACAAATCAATTGGTTCCGTCAAGCTAGCTATATGTTGTGTATTGTCAACTATTTCTACATACGGCGGCAAGATTATATCTTGAGCAGTTACGCATCTAGGGCCCCTAACACAAATGGATGCTTCACAAGTTCCATATAGATTACTTCTCAATATGATTTCTTTCAAATTCATTAAAATGTCATGGACTGATTCTTTAATACCTACGATGGTAGAGTATTCATGTGGTATTTTCTCAAATTTTGCGCGTGTAATAAATGTTCCTTCCATTTCTCCAAGTAAAGCTCTTCGCATTGCAATGCCGATTGTGTCAGCTTGCCCTTTCAGAAGTGGAGAAAGAATAAAGCGCCCATAATAAAGACATTTACTATCTGTTCTTGATTCAACACACTTCCACTGCAGTGTCCGAGTCGATACTCTTATTTTCTCTCGAACCATAGTAATATTATAAATATCTTTGAATCGTTTATTTCTCTTGAAATTTCTTCAATGCTTTTTTTTACACACGTCTTTTTTTAGGAGGCCTACAGCCATTATGTGGCATAGGGGTTACGTCCCGCACGAAACTTAATAATATACCGCTTCGACGAATAGCTCGTAATGCTGCATCTCTTCCGAGACCGGGACCCTTTATCATGACTTCTGCTCGTTGCATGCCCTGTTCCACCACTGTACGAATAGCATTTCCTGCCGCGGTTTGAGCCGCAAATGGCGTCCCCCTTTTTGTACCTTTAAAGCCACAAGTACCCGCAGAAGCCCAGGAAACAACCCGACCCCGTACATCTGTAACAGTTACAATCGTATTGTTGAAACTTGCTTGAACATGGATAATGCCTTTTGGTATTTTACGTGCACTTTTACGTGAACTAATACGTCCATTTCTACGTGAACTAATTTTTGGTATAGGTTTTGCCATATTTTATCATTTCATAAATATGCGTCAGAGATATATGGATATATCCATTTCATGTCAAAACAAATTCGTTATTTTTTTACATTATATTACTCAAGACAGCACCTTTTAATACTTTAATTAAAATTAAAGTATTATCCCTGTCGTTGTTTATGTTTTGGGTTAGAACAAATTACTATAATTCGTCCCCGTCTGCGGATCAGACGACACTTTTCACAAATTTTACGAACAGAAGCCCTTATTTTCATATTTGTCATTCCTTACTTTTAATTTTGAATCTAGTTCGTGGAAGAAAATAAGTTTCTTGATATTTGAAATCTTGAATTGTACTCTCGAGAGAAGGAGTGTTGATGTTGAAAAACCACTTAATCGTGTGAATCCTTAGTGCAGAGTTTTTAAAATTTATCTATGACCTCTGGTTCAATCATAAAGGCTTATTTCAATTTTAACCCTACCAAGGGATAGGTTTTTCCATATAGAATTACGTCGTATCCTTTATGATTTATGAAATGAAATAAATATAATTTATAATTATAATCCGATCTTCATTATCTAAACGAATGCAGAACATACCGTTAGTGAGTGATTTTGTTCTTTCATTCCAGGCAAAACTTTCTTAACGTATCAACTAATAGAGCAGAGATATTAGATAACCTGGCTTTTGTCTTTTTTGTTCACAATTATAGGCCATTTTTGATTTAATTTAGATATTAGAGGGATTACCATATATAACATAAAATTTCTCCCCCAACTCCTTCTCGTCGAGCCTCCCGATCTGTCATTATACCGTGAGAGGTAGAAAGAATTACAATTCCTATTCCGCCTAAAATTCTAGGAATTCCTTGAGAGTTAGAATAGATTCGTAGACCAGGTCGACTGACTCTTTTTAAATATAAAGTATTTCGATATGGGCCTTTCCTATTTCTTCTATGTCGCAGAGTTAAAACCAAAAAGTATTTGTTTCCTTCTTGATGTTTTCTCACGTTTTCAATAAAGCCTTCTCGTAAAAGTATTTTTACAATGTTTTCGGTGATGTTAGTCGATGCTATTCGAACTGTTCCTTTTCTATTCATGTCAGCATTTCGTATCGAGGTTATTATATCAGCAATAGTGTCTCTACCCATAATGAACTAAAATCCGCGGTGTCTCCAAATTTTTATATAATCAACATGTTTTTTATTACTTTTTTCTTTTATTTTCTGTTATGAATTACAAAATGAAAAATTTTTAAACGAAAGATATATACGTGATAGATAGTCTACTATCTCATTCAAATATTATGTTTCTTGGTCTTATAATACCTCAGGAGCTAATGAAACTATTTTAGTAAAGTTTTGTCTCAATTCGCGGGCAATTGCGCCAAAAACTCGAGTTCCTTTTGGATTTCCTTCTTGATCAATGATAACTGCAGCGTTGTCATCATATCTTATTATCATACCGTTGTCTCGTTTGAGTTCTTTACAGGTACGTACAATTACAGCTCTTATTACTTCTGATCTTTCTAAGGGCGAATTGGGTATTGCTTCTTTGATCACAGCAACAATAACATCGCCAATACGAGCATATCGACGATTGCTAGCTCCTATGATTCGAATACACATCAATTTTTTAGCTCCACTGTTGTCTGCTACAGTCAAATAGGTCTGAGGTTGAATCATATTTTTTTATCTGTTCTTTCAATGCAAAAATAACTGCAAAGGACTAAAAAGAAATATTGTTTGTCAAAAATAAGATCGATTTCCTTTGGTTCTACATTCCTATCCTGAAATAATAAATTGAGTTCGTATAGGCATTTTAGATGCCGCTATTGAGATAGCCCTTCGGGCTATATTTTCTGCTACCCCGCTTATTTCATAAAGTATTCGACCTGGTTTGACAACAGCTACCCAATATTCGGGAGATCCTTTCCCCGAACCCATACGGGTTTCCGCAGGCCTTAGTGTAACCGGTTTGTCTGGAAAAATCCGTACCCATATTTTTCCCCCACGGCGCGCATTTCGTGTCATTGCTCGCCTCCCTGCTTCTATTTGTCTGGATGTGATCCAAGAGGGTTCGAGTGCCTGAAGAGCATATCTTCCAAAACAAATTTTATTTCCGCGATAAGATATCCCCTTCAGTCTTCCTCGATGTTGTTTGCGGAATCTGGTTCTTTTTGGGTTATAGTTGATGGTTATTTTAGTAATTCCATCTCTACTACAGAACTGGACATGAGATTTTCTTCTCATCCGGCTCCTCGCGAAGTAAAAATTTTAAATTAAGAAGAGATATAATTAAGATATACACGGAATAATCCACTGAATCAAGCGATTTTTAGGGATTAATTTTAGTAAATATTTTATATATATATGATCTAAAATATATTTTCGCGGGCGAATATTTACTCTTTCAGTCTCTTTTTCAATTGTAGAGTTAGTTTATAATTTTTCAGAAAATATGAATTGATTTATGGTTCGTTCCGCCATCCTTCCCACTGAATAATCAGGATTCATTTTAAATTTAATCTTATGTATTCATGGGTTCCGTCGTTCCCACCGCTTCTTGATTAATGCTTAGGACTGAATTCGACAACGGAGCTCTTACTGAAAGTAGTTCTTAAGCCAACCCTCTTAGTCTTTTTTGGCTTGAAGCTCATATGATTTTTATTATTTTTCTATGAAAAGATTCATCTCATAGAATATTAATGCTTTATTACATTATTGTCGTTTATGAGATGTTTCAAAGACCTTACATAACATATTATATCAGAATTATATATCTTTTATATTCCTTTTTTTCTTTCTCTCACCTTTCCATTTATCCGTATCCTTTTTTTCTTAAAATTCATCAGATTTTTTTATGCTAAAAAAATTCAGTTGCTGCAACGATAGGATTAAAAAAGCATATCTTGACCGTTTATTT is from Silene latifolia chloroplast, complete genome and encodes:
- the rpl14 gene encoding ribosomal protein L14, yielding MIQPQTYLTVADNSGAKKLMCIRIIGASNRRYARIGDVIVAVIKEAIPNSPLERSEVIRAVIVRTCKELKRDNGMIIRYDDNAAVIIDQEGNPKGTRVFGAIARELRQNFTKIVSLAPEVL
- the rpl16 gene encoding ribosomal protein L16, yielding MLSPKRTRFRKQHRGRLKGISYRGNKICFGRYALQALEPSWITSRQIEAGRRAMTRNARRGGKIWVRIFPDKPVTLRPAETRMGSGKGSPEYWVAVVKPGRILYEISGVAENIARRAISIAASKMPIRTQFIISG
- the rpl36 gene encoding ribosomal protein L36 — protein: MKIRASVRKICEKCRLIRRRGRIIVICSNPKHKQRQG
- the rps11 gene encoding ribosomal protein S11; this encodes MAKPIPKISSRRNGRISSRKSARKIPKGIIHVQASFNNTIVTVTDVRGRVVSWASAGTCGFKGTKRGTPFAAQTAAGNAIRTVVEQGMQRAEVMIKGPGLGRDAALRAIRRSGILLSFVRDVTPMPHNGCRPPKKRRV
- the rps8 gene encoding ribosomal protein S8 — encoded protein: MGRDTIADIITSIRNADMNRKGTVRIASTNITENIVKILLREGFIENVRKHQEGNKYFLVLTLRHRRNRKGPYRNTLYLKRVSRPGLRIYSNSQGIPRILGGIGIVILSTSHGIMTDREARREGVGGEILCYIW
- the rpoA gene encoding RNA polymerase alpha subunit — protein: MVREKIRVSTRTLQWKCVESRTDSKCLYYGRFILSPLLKGQADTIGIAMRRALLGEMEGTFITRAKFEKIPHEYSTIVGIKESVHDILMNLKEIILRSNLYGTCEASICVRGPRCVTAQDIILPPYVEIVDNTQHIASLTEPIDLCIGLQLERNRGYHIKAPNNFQDGSYPIDALFMPVRNVNHSIHSYGNGNEKQEILFIEIWTNGSLTPKEALYEASRNLIDLLIPFLHAEEENLHLADNQKKGSLPLLTFHDRLTQLRKKI
- the petD gene encoding cytochrome b6/f complex subunit IV, translated to MGVTKKPDLNDPVLRAKLAKGMGHNYYGEPAWPNDLLYIFPVVIFGTIACNVGLAVLEPSMIGEPADPFATPLEILPEWYFFPVFQILRTVPNKLLGVLLMVSVPAGLLTVPFLENVNKFQNPFRRPVATTVFLVGTAVALWLGIGATLPIDKSLTLGLF